Proteins found in one Paenibacillus dendritiformis genomic segment:
- a CDS encoding SLOG family protein, translating to MKNLLVTGYRAHELGIYNNKHQGIHYIRKAIAARLIPLLEEGLEWVITPGQYGVDLWACEAALALKAQYPHLKCSIITAYSQQAEQWNEEKKAFFDQLVQQVDYYGAVSNGPYIGKWQFVARDDLLFRKTDGILLVYDEDAGEASPRFVQERALQKQAQDGYMYLRIGAEEIQAIAEEEQLDAFGGC from the coding sequence TTGAAAAACTTACTTGTTACCGGCTACCGCGCACATGAGCTCGGCATTTACAATAACAAGCATCAAGGCATCCATTACATTCGCAAAGCGATCGCAGCCCGGCTGATCCCCCTGCTGGAGGAAGGACTCGAATGGGTCATCACCCCGGGCCAATACGGGGTCGATCTGTGGGCTTGCGAAGCCGCGCTCGCGCTGAAGGCGCAATATCCGCATCTGAAATGCTCGATCATTACAGCCTATAGCCAGCAGGCGGAGCAATGGAATGAAGAGAAAAAAGCATTCTTCGATCAGCTTGTTCAGCAGGTCGATTATTACGGCGCAGTCAGTAACGGCCCATACATCGGAAAATGGCAGTTCGTCGCCAGAGACGATCTGTTGTTCCGCAAGACCGACGGCATTCTTCTCGTCTACGATGAAGACGCCGGGGAAGCGAGCCCCCGCTTCGTCCAGGAGCGCGCGCTTCAGAAGCAGGCCCAGGACGGCTATATGTACCTCCGCATCGGAGCCGAAGAGATCCAGGCAATCGCAGAGGAAGAGCAGCTCGACGCCTTCGGCGGGTGCTGA
- a CDS encoding phage baseplate assembly protein V, with translation MSVSQLSYQNVRIAPFPHMQLLDMSIVQEVNEHGKLTFTGRMPEDHKDNDLFAMNEQTPVQVVQITEQGEERVLFSGILSEMRIEKSRDVYSVYAEALTSTVMLDIRVKNRSFQDATMTYNQLVRHLGGDYSNYDVNYTSEQNPPLGALVVQYKETDWALLKRLASRLDTVVVPAENFKDIKFSFGLPDTGAVKKLSPSNYVITKKLADYMSYHKNVRRNAMESDFIFYEITTDQWLHLGDAVDFQGARLYVGKAVSTMDRGSVKHTYTITTRKGLNRQSPYNDAIRGASIGGTVLAINRDKVKVRLDIDKEQDAGKACWFPYSTVYASADGSGWYCMPEAGDSVRVTFPSEREEEAFAISSVNSYAGEPGGAGLQAGQGGMSGGGAAGGGSQDRMGDPNVRYFRNSSGMEVTLAPGHVLISANNGQAMIRLAQDGSITIAGQNEVSLTSKENVTIRADKTLMMTASEEIAIESQKGGKIVLNSGGDAELKGNKVLTN, from the coding sequence ATGAGCGTATCCCAATTATCTTATCAAAATGTGAGAATTGCCCCTTTTCCCCATATGCAGCTGTTGGACATGTCTATCGTGCAAGAGGTGAACGAGCATGGGAAGCTCACGTTCACGGGCCGAATGCCGGAGGATCATAAGGACAATGATTTGTTCGCCATGAATGAGCAGACGCCGGTTCAAGTCGTGCAGATCACGGAGCAGGGCGAGGAGAGGGTCTTGTTCTCCGGCATTTTGTCGGAGATGCGGATCGAGAAGTCGCGGGACGTCTATTCCGTCTATGCGGAAGCGCTGACAAGCACGGTCATGCTCGATATCCGCGTGAAGAACCGGTCGTTCCAGGACGCCACGATGACCTACAACCAGCTCGTCCGCCATCTGGGCGGCGATTACTCGAATTACGACGTGAACTATACGTCGGAACAAAATCCTCCCCTCGGCGCCTTGGTCGTGCAGTACAAGGAAACGGACTGGGCCTTGCTGAAAAGATTGGCCTCCCGTCTCGATACGGTGGTCGTGCCGGCCGAGAACTTCAAGGATATCAAATTCAGCTTCGGCCTGCCGGATACCGGGGCGGTCAAGAAGCTGTCTCCTTCCAACTATGTCATTACGAAAAAGCTGGCCGACTATATGAGCTACCATAAAAATGTCCGCCGAAATGCGATGGAGAGCGATTTTATTTTCTATGAGATTACGACGGATCAATGGCTGCATCTGGGCGATGCCGTTGATTTCCAAGGGGCGCGGCTCTATGTCGGCAAGGCCGTGTCCACGATGGACCGGGGAAGCGTCAAGCACACCTACACCATTACGACCCGCAAAGGCTTGAACCGGCAATCGCCGTACAATGACGCGATCCGCGGCGCATCAATAGGCGGCACGGTGCTGGCCATTAACCGCGACAAGGTGAAGGTGCGGCTTGATATCGACAAGGAGCAGGATGCCGGCAAGGCCTGCTGGTTCCCGTATTCCACCGTCTATGCCTCCGCGGACGGCAGCGGCTGGTATTGCATGCCCGAGGCGGGCGACAGCGTCCGGGTGACGTTCCCGAGCGAGCGGGAGGAAGAGGCGTTCGCCATCAGCTCGGTCAACTCGTATGCGGGCGAACCGGGAGGAGCCGGATTGCAGGCTGGTCAAGGCGGCATGTCCGGCGGCGGAGCTGCGGGCGGGGGCTCGCAGGATCGGATGGGCGATCCGAATGTCCGGTATTTCCGTAACTCTTCGGGTATGGAGGTCACGCTGGCCCCCGGTCATGTGCTGATTTCCGCGAACAACGGCCAGGCGATGATTCGGCTTGCCCAGGACGGCTCGATTACGATCGCCGGGCAGAACGAGGTCTCGCTGACCTCCAAGGAGAACGTGACCATCCGGGCGGACAAGACGCTGATGATGACCGCAAGCGAGGAGATCGCGATCGAGAGCCAGAAAGGCGGCAAAATCGTGCTCAATAGCGGGGGAGACGCAGAGTTGAAAGGGAACAAAGTACTTACGAACTAG
- a CDS encoding pentapeptide repeat-containing protein encodes MTRDEALRHWMDTAVAAKRWEYMHALHQIVMRDRERLAAEFTASFKQLCRHIRRMQDEKRKGKIKYIHYSALRSRLLSGDHRCRIDAYDRQWYADAEDCSAEYDAGWAFGRLDEFTRAIADQGKRYVGKVMPADVEAVMRSEAVWYTAYLVKLARHAVREAVRSDEFAAIDKEDELYIMVGEYKDRSELVYRYEVREKDGRELREMLSAGQRSEYVYEVFSGTDLSGMYFSLLNFSYANLSASTLAGNAIWGCAFIGADFRGANLEGVDMNRSIVHGASFKEANLRNASLEHIQGGLSFPVPEELHIPPFMETSFQDANLEHASFRGADLRGADFRGAALREACFTDAELEGAIFAAEDVRQLGLSERQLGGIVIAEACRA; translated from the coding sequence GTGACAAGAGATGAGGCGCTGCGGCATTGGATGGATACGGCCGTTGCCGCGAAGCGGTGGGAGTACATGCATGCGCTGCACCAGATCGTGATGAGGGACAGAGAGAGGCTGGCGGCGGAATTCACCGCGTCGTTCAAGCAACTATGCCGTCACATTCGGCGCATGCAGGACGAGAAGCGCAAAGGAAAAATCAAATACATTCATTACTCCGCGCTGCGGAGCCGCCTCTTGAGCGGCGATCACCGCTGCCGGATTGATGCGTATGACAGGCAGTGGTATGCGGATGCCGAGGACTGTTCCGCCGAATATGATGCAGGTTGGGCGTTTGGCCGCCTGGACGAGTTCACGCGCGCTATTGCGGATCAGGGGAAAAGGTACGTTGGCAAGGTGATGCCGGCCGATGTGGAGGCGGTCATGCGGAGCGAGGCCGTCTGGTATACGGCATACCTCGTCAAGCTGGCCCGCCATGCGGTAAGAGAGGCGGTTCGCAGCGACGAGTTCGCCGCCATCGACAAGGAAGACGAGCTGTATATTATGGTCGGCGAATACAAGGACCGGAGCGAACTGGTCTATCGCTATGAGGTCCGGGAGAAGGACGGCCGCGAGCTGCGGGAGATGCTCTCCGCGGGCCAGCGGAGCGAATATGTCTATGAAGTATTCAGCGGGACGGATCTGAGCGGGATGTATTTCTCTTTGCTTAACTTCAGCTACGCGAATCTGTCCGCAAGTACGCTGGCCGGCAATGCCATCTGGGGCTGCGCGTTCATCGGCGCGGACTTCCGCGGGGCCAATCTGGAAGGAGTAGATATGAACCGCAGCATCGTGCATGGGGCGAGCTTCAAGGAGGCGAACCTGCGGAACGCGAGTCTGGAGCATATTCAGGGAGGACTGTCCTTCCCGGTGCCGGAGGAGCTTCATATTCCGCCCTTCATGGAGACGAGCTTCCAGGATGCCAATCTGGAACATGCGAGCTTCCGCGGGGCCGATCTGCGGGGGGCGGATTTCCGGGGCGCGGCTTTAAGGGAGGCATGCTTCACCGATGCGGAGCTGGAAGGCGCGATATTTGCGGCCGAGGACGTGAGGCAACTCGGCTTGAGCGAGCGGCAGCTCGGGGGCATTGTGATTGCCGAAGCGTGCCGAGCCTGA
- a CDS encoding DUF4280 domain-containing protein, translating to MHEMMADGGGGEGQAEPKYVVHGAFCACSQGTRPARLIVPASHGDYIHDQPQLNVEDQVPMVNIRPFGLCQSTQNPAVQAVIDALPPMPKQEEAGWFASLFIKKEAPPPEEVPAPVCVAMCVPNVTPGMLWQSGKENVLVEGAPALLSDGWITCAYGGLITIVHDGQRE from the coding sequence ATGCATGAAATGATGGCGGACGGCGGAGGCGGCGAGGGTCAGGCCGAGCCGAAATATGTGGTGCACGGCGCCTTCTGCGCCTGCAGCCAGGGAACGCGTCCCGCTCGGCTCATTGTCCCGGCGAGCCACGGGGATTACATCCATGATCAGCCGCAATTGAATGTGGAGGATCAGGTGCCGATGGTCAATATCCGGCCGTTCGGACTATGTCAGAGCACGCAGAACCCTGCGGTGCAGGCCGTCATCGACGCGCTGCCGCCGATGCCGAAGCAGGAGGAGGCCGGGTGGTTCGCCAGCCTGTTCATCAAGAAGGAGGCTCCGCCGCCGGAAGAGGTTCCGGCGCCCGTATGCGTAGCGATGTGCGTGCCCAATGTGACGCCGGGGATGCTCTGGCAATCGGGCAAGGAGAACGTATTGGTCGAGGGTGCGCCCGCGCTGCTGAGCGACGGATGGATTACTTGCGCATACGGGGGCCTCATCACGATCGTGCACGACGGGCAAAGGGAATAG